From one Lotus japonicus ecotype B-129 chromosome 3, LjGifu_v1.2 genomic stretch:
- the LOC130743324 gene encoding serine decarboxylase 1-like, producing the protein MKDMILESLLQSAFKEYLLKEVPQINKPSRIEEKINGEIQENEGYMNLDITKGFGETRVNLSKTIAKYVVKLNQNKSRCLGFPVNQEFDYDALMPLLHYHLNNAGDPFLGSGYGQNSVEFEVCVLDWFAKLWQIEKGEYWGYVTTGGTEGNLHGILMGREKFQDGILYTSHNSHYSLFKIARMYRMQCVKVNTLVSGEIDCANLKALLLSHKDKPAIINLNIGTTMKGAIDDIDLVIQTLEESGFPHDRFYIHCDGALSGIMLPFLKQAPRINFKKPIGSISISGHKFLGCPIPCGVVITRTEHVNALARDVEYIESRDVTITGSRCGLASIFLWYALQERGLIGLKREAQMCITKACHLLDKLHDNDIGAMRNEFSNTVVFERPPDDDFVRKWNLSCEGNVAHVVVMQHVTIEMLDSFVSELVTKRSFWFQGGQRKPPCIADNVGGKNCACTLHNSFDKGRAALNNTNVIHAIITDKMDVIVNC; encoded by the exons ATGAAGGACATGATTCTTGAATCCCTTTTACAATCAG CATTCAAAGAGTACTTACTTAAGGAGGTCCCACAAATCAATAAGCCTTCTAGAATAGAAGAGAAGATCAATGGGGAAATCCAAGAGAATGAAGGATATATGAACCTCGACATCACCAAGGGTTTCGGGGAGACACGTGTTAATTTGTCCAAAACAATTGCTAAATATGTGGTGAAACTAAATCAAAACAAGTCGCGTTGTTTAG GTTTTCCCGTTAATCAAGAATTTGACTATGACGCCTTGATGCCATTGTTGCATTATCACTTAAACAATGCTGGTGATCCATTTCTTGGGAGCGGCTATGGTCAAAATTCAGTAGAATTTGAAGTTTGTGTGCTTGATTGGTTCGCCAAACTATGGCAGATAGAGAAgggtgagtattggggatacgTTACCACAGGTGGTACTGAAGGAAATTTACATGGGATTTTAATGGG GAGGGAAAAATTTCAAGATGGAATTTTATATACATCACACAACTCGCATTATTCATTATTCAAAATAGCAAGGATGTACAGAATGCAATGTGTAAAGGTCAATACGTTGGTCTCGGGTGAGATTGATTGTGCTAATTTAAAGGCTTTACTTTTATCTCACAAGGACAAACCCGCCATCATCAACCTAAACATAG GAACAACTATGAAAGGAGCAATTGATGACATTGATCTTGTGATTCAAACACTTGAGGAAAGTGGCTTCCCTCATGATCGATTCTATATTCACTGTGATGGAGCTCTATCTGGAATAATGTTGCCATTTCTGAAACAA GCTCCAAGGATTAACTTCAAGAAGCCTATCGGAAGTATATCTATTTCTGGCCACAAGTTCTTAGgatgcccaattccttgtggtGTTGTAATAACACGTACAGAACATGTCAATGCACTAGCTAGAGATGTTGAATACATTGAATCGAGGGATGTCACAATCACAGGTAGCCGTTGTGGGCTTGCTTCAATCTTCCTCTGGTATGCACTCCAAGAAAGAGGTTTAATAGGACTTAAGAGGGAAGCACAAATGTGCATCACAAAAGCATGTCACTTACTGGACAAACTACATGACAATGATATTGGTGCAATGCGAAATGAGTTTAGTAATACCGTTGTGTTTGAAAGGCCTCCAGATGATGACTTTGTACGAAAATGGAATTTGTCTTGTGAAGGAAATGTTGCACATGTGGTTGTGATGCAGCACGTCACTATTGAAATGCTGGACTCATTTGTTAGTGAACTGGTTACAAAGCGATCCTTTTGGTTTCAAGGTGGACAAAGAAAGCCTCCTTGCATCGCAGACAATGTTGGTGGGAAAAATTGTGCTTGTACATTGCATAATTCATTTGACAAAGGGAGGGCTGCACTGAATAACACAAATGTGATCCATGCTATTATAACTGACAAAATGGATGTAATCGTCAATTGTTAA
- the LOC130743323 gene encoding uncharacterized protein LOC130743323 codes for MARGFEKLRRCARTVFFVAALVASLLVTSLPVLVAAVDVLVPCVLISSFTCVRCYGFKEHLRRYDFKSSLTDIPLVSVIRSLIIICVYSICDGPALSHGPYLGTVTVCSFVSIAVLSVKACVSTVNSQIEAEASVSITRKILRLKKSWGMPVLFLSSVVFALGHIVVAYRTSCRARRKLMFHRADPEAVLSCKNVFSGYQKVPRSPVPSGGRTPKSDSEMRRRPFGAARDEEVPVRLLADSDSLFITCQGLTLHYKLSLPGPPLLTLSSKSLLESSAFCSTASKSGGLSQFNRHLTCVSPNIQRQLFRSYSNQFHGSSLHTPLLDGSVTSPHLSEDLPVLHLDEIHEDDETLKSDSLSFEQNLEGIGQVGIVLIHGFGGGVFSWRHVMGSLAQQSNCTVAAFDRPGWGLTSRLRREDWEKTELPNPYKLESQVDLLLSFCSELGFSSVVLIGHDDGGLLALMAAQRVQTSMNSFNVTVKGVILLNVSLSREVVPSFARILLHTSLGKKHLVRPLLRTEITQVVNRRSWYDATKLTTEVLTLYKAPLYVEGWDEALHEIGKLSSETILSAKNSESLLHAVKDISVLVIAGAEDSLVSLKSCQAMASKFVNSRLVAISGCGHLPHEECPKALLAAILAFISKLFSVYNSQSQ; via the exons ATGGCTAGGGGCTTCGAGAAGCTTCGCCGGTGCGCTCGGACGGTTTTCTTCGTCGCGGCATTGGTGGCGTCGCTGCTGGTTACCTCGCTGCCGGTGCTTGTGGCGGCGGTTGATGTGCTCGTTCCTTGCGTTTTGATTTCCAGCTTCACGTGCGTCAGGTGCTATGGTTTCAAGGAGCATTTGCGTCGATACGATTTTAAGAGCTCGTTGACGGACATTCCTCTCGTTTCAGTCATACGATCGCTCATCATTATCT GTGTTTATTCCATTTGTGATGGTCCTGCTCTCTCACATGGACCTTACCTTGGAACGGTGACTGTGTGTTCCTTTGTTTCTATTGCTGTTCTTTCAGTGAAAGCTTGTGTTTCCACCGTGAATTCCCAGATTGAGGCGGAAGCTTCAGTTTCCATTACAAGGAAGATACTCCGTTTGAAAAAGTCATGGGGAATGCCTGTCTTATTTCTCTCGTCAGTTGTGTTTGCCCTTGGCCATATTGTGGTTGCTTATAGAACCAGCTGTAGAGCAAGGAGAAAGCTCATGTTTCATCGAGCTGACCCTGAAGCT GTCCTTTCATGCAAAAATGTATTCTCTGGCTATCAGAAGGTCCCACGCTCTCCTGTACCTTCTGGGGGTCGAACCCCAAAAAGTGACAGTGAAATGAGGCGGCGACCTTTCGGAGCAGCTCGTGATGAAGAAGTGCCAGTCAGGTTACTTGCAGACTCGGACAGCTTATTCATCACCTGCCAAGGTCTCACTCTCCATTACAAGCTCAGCCTGCCTGGTCCACCTCTGCTTACCTTGTCCTCAAAATCCTTGCTTGAATCTAGTGCTTTTTGCAGCACTGCATCAAAGTCTGGGGGTCTGTCGCAGTTTAATAGACATTTGACATGTGTGTCTCCAAACATCCAGAGACAACTTTTCAGGAGCTATAGCAATCAATTCCATGGCTCATCTTTACATACTCCTCTCTTAGATGGTTCAGTAACTTCTCCCCATCTTTCAGAAGATCTCCCTGTTTTGCATCTAGATGAAAtccatgaagatgatgaaacaCTTAAATCAGATTCTTTGTCTTTCGAGCAAAATTTAGAGGGCATTGGCCAAGTGGGTATTGTTTTAATACATGGGTTTGGGGGAGGAGTCTTCTCTTGGCGGCATGTAATGGGATCTCTAGCTCAGCAGAGTAATTGCACAGTTGCTGCATTTGATAGACCTGGTTGGGGATTGACTTCAAGACTGCGGCGGGAGGATTGGGAGAAAACTGAACTGCCTAATCCTTATAAACTTGAAAGTCAG GTTGACCTGCTTTTATCTTTCTGTTCGGAGCTTGGATTTTCTTCAGTTGTGCTAATTGGTCATGATGATGGAGGGTTGCTTGCTCTGATGGCTGCACAAAGAGTTCAAACATCGATGAATTCTTTCAAT GTTACTGTGAAAGGGGTTATATTGTTAAATGTTAGCTTGTCAAGGGAAGTAGTTCCTTCCTTTGCTAGAATCCTTCTGCATACCTCACTTGGAAAGAAGCATTTGGTTCGGCCACTACTAAGAACTGAAATCACTCAAGTGGTGAATCGGCGTTCATGGTATGATGCTACCAAACTGACAACAGAAGTTTTGACACTCTATAAG GCTCCTCTATATGTAGAAGGATGGGATGAAGCACTTCATGAGATTGGTAAATTGTCATCTGAAACCATCCTTTCGGCAAAAAACTCAGAATCATTGCTACATGCTGTAAAAGACATTTCAGTGTTGGTTATAGCTGGCGCTGAAGATTCACTTGTCTCTTTGAAATCATGTCAGGCGATGGCCTCAAAATTTGTAAATTCT AGACTGGTTGCAATATCAGGGTGTGGCCATCTACCCCATGAGGAGTGTCCAAAGGCGTTGCTTGCAGCTATATTAGCCTTCATTAGTAAGCTATTCTCTGTATATAACTCGCAAAGTCAATAG